Below is a genomic region from Amphiura filiformis chromosome 19, Afil_fr2py, whole genome shotgun sequence.
GCATGATTTTACTAACACGCACGACAGCATTgacaaaaaataaccaaaatatttgacaaactcCAACAAAGAATTTCATAAGAAATCCTTCTATAAAATATCTTTCCCCTTTTTGTATTCTCTACAGGTTGACCAGTCTCCACCAGACAAGCTTTGCGATTCCAATCGAGCTCGATCAATTAGTACAACAAACATTCCGTCACTAACAGCGAGCACCAGCAATATACCTACAGCAAGTAGCAGCATCCCTACAGCAGGTCGACTGAAACGACCCACCAATGTGCCGTCGCTCAACCTCAAACTCAGCGGATCGGATCCCAACCTTTCCTTCCACAAATCCGGAATTTCATCCCCGAAGAGTCCTACAGAGAGTGGCCTTCCAACGAGGAGCAGAGCTCGTAAAAGCTCAGCAGGAACCCTCGTGGATATTGGCTCCAAGATCCCAATGAAACTGTCCATGAATACGAGTCCTCCAAGAAGTCCGGGGACTCACAAGCGATCTTTAAGCCCTCAGAAACGATTTGATGACAGTAGAAATGGCAATTTGAAGTATCCACAAGTGACCCCATCAGGAGGGTTCAAAAGTCAGGGGTCATCATCGCCTAATGGTAATAATAACAATGCCGCTGTATGTGATGAAAGTGTTTCCATCGGGTCTCTGAGAAGTCAGAAAGCAGAGGAGCTACTTTTGAGATTGCAACAGGAACTGCTTGCATGAGACTTGTAGTTTTGAGTTGGGAATTTATTCCAAATTGTCCTAAAAAGGAACCTATTCACAATAACATATATCCAGTATATAGGGCTATTAACTCCCTGAGAATTACTGCCTCTCTTACAGCAtttgtgattggttaattatgtgaAATATTCACCGAGtggccaattaaaatacagcttctaaatgtgtaagctcaatcctcttcagctgtacaacaatgttactgattggctcaataaattatATATGGccttcttgtagccaatcagcaggtagtattcaTGGGGTATTATTGGGAATTTTAGATATCAAAACACTTGAAAACAGATTAAAACTAACTCTTTGCTTATCTTGCCAATTTTATACTGAGATAAATGTGTAGTATGTGTAAATAGCAAGGAAAGTATTATTATGAGGGGCAGAATGAACGAGGGCAGACGTGGTTAGTCTAGACTAACACGTAAAATGTTACCGAGGTTTACGCATAAATTCATTATGCACAGAtcgcaaatatgtgacatgatcaaggggaatgagtcacatgtcgaccctggtcgaaaatgagttttacatatgtttctaaagatgacatttagagctttcggaaactgaaaaccccatgttgatacgacttttctttgcaaagctacatcaatatatcaatggctgaaaacaatataaaacaaaagaattttaacactttctttgccaatatctcaaaatcaatattagcgacatccgactcatttcccttgatcgtgtcacataccgtaaaattccatctacaagcatatataaatcagtccgtattccatagtggcgtatagtgggcgccgcgaataaacaacttttcgagaaaatcgggtttgaagaaatgccaatttaaaatcgagttgtgtaaatcagacattcattatattttgtaaatgatgtgaaatttctgtagtaaactaaatagattttattgttatatatttttcaaaagaaataaatacatactattgctggcaaactgaaagtaaaactatacgtcactatggaaaacgaacaaaacgcaataccctaacctaacgttaaccgtgacgccacctcggtcgccgtgtaatccctatggcgttacttttcgtcgttcgtattccatagtggcgtataggtccgatgcgTGTACGCCACtttgacatacgatgtttttcatttttgcagatatttcataattataaaatgtgtataaaaagtggcgtatggtcgatacgccactatggaatacaaaaaatgtcactttgtaactatacgccacatttaattaattaattactaattaattagctaattatgacggatgagacttagaaaaatgaaagagaacatcattaaatacATATGTgccgattttcaaaaaaatgaccaaaaatcactatacgccactatggaatacagccgacgatataTGCCTcgaaacgaggtttttttgacacaagagacaagaggcagacactctcaacaaaaacgttatttggagtttgaacaactatatattactgataaaggcggctgtacaaacatgtatatttgtaagaccaatctattgcaatgtttttgagaaggatattggcctttcatatctttcgttaaaaaaaaaccctcgtttagaggcatatatgcttctagacggaattctacggtatgtgaAATCAAAATTTGCTGGGTGCATAGCAAGAGCCTGGAATATCACAGACTAACCTCATGTTTGCTGTAATATTTGACCTGTTGGTTGTTGTAAATATATCTCGGATTCTAcatgacctctgaaatatatatgTATTTTTCAATTGCCTGCAAATAATTGGAGTATGTTAGGctatagaaccaaattagttagATCTTTCTATTGACCATCAatgcttggttgatccttattatttatgaaatcaattaattcgTTATGATAACATGTGAAtctttgcatgtaatgatattgatCAATACAAAATAACTGTTAATTCTGGTTAATTAGTCAATCTCTAATTAATAACCGAGAAGCATTGATGGTCGATCCAAAGAACAAACAAATTTGGCTCTGATAGTGTTAATTCCACCCTCATCATTTCATTTCTGAtaatttcatatttggaacaAAAGTTTATGGTCAGGCCTGAGTGAGGGAAAATGGAAGCCAAAACTTACTATttcttatatatttctttatcatgtttatttgggAAAGCAAAATTTTCttccaaatgtcaaaatttcctaGGAAGGAATGCTTCCAAGATTTCCAGCTACTTCACTGTGTGGGTACTCTTGAGTACAAATGTATCACATTTGAAATCACACATAACACACACATTTGTACTGATTTTACTGTATTGGTACTCaagagtagccacaaagtagctgggaTTGGTAGCAATAGGCATCTAATAGTGTACCAGCTGTGATTATTATTATACTTTTGTAGCTGTCTTTGTTCCGTAGCTCTGTTGAATTTCCAGCATATTTCTttcaaaaacaaaagcaaaaacaaacaatagGTAAAACAATCGCAATTGTTCCTTGTCAAATGGATCAAGCTCAAATAACTGGGTAACTTTCCTGTTGGCAACATATAATCCTATATCACAACACTTTGTATTACCTACAACATGAAATGGATAATGGTTCCTGCCAAGGTAACCATGTGGGTCCCTTGGCTTCAAGGAAGAATGGATGCTC
It encodes:
- the LOC140141023 gene encoding uncharacterized protein isoform X1, which translates into the protein MQSGIPEPKAKAALAKKTQPGNGGGGSGGGNKFDQVDQSPPDKLCDSNRARSISTTNIPSLTASTSNIPTASSSIPTAGRLKRPTNVPSLNLKLSGSDPNLSFHKSGISSPKSPTESGLPTRSRARKSSAGTLVDIGSKIPMKLSMNTSPPRSPGTHKRSLSPQKRFDDSRNGNLKYPQVTPSGGFKSQGSSSPNGNNNNAAVCDESVSIGSLRSQKAEELLLRLQQELLA
- the LOC140141023 gene encoding uncharacterized protein isoform X2; amino-acid sequence: MGVVEVVVVTSLIRMLTISKAKVDQSPPDKLCDSNRARSISTTNIPSLTASTSNIPTASSSIPTAGRLKRPTNVPSLNLKLSGSDPNLSFHKSGISSPKSPTESGLPTRSRARKSSAGTLVDIGSKIPMKLSMNTSPPRSPGTHKRSLSPQKRFDDSRNGNLKYPQVTPSGGFKSQGSSSPNGNNNNAAVCDESVSIGSLRSQKAEELLLRLQQELLA